AAACTTGTCCTCCTCCGACTATGATGTACTAATTCGGGACGGGGAGGACGATGCAAAATGGATTCGCACCAGACACCACTCTCCACGGACACACATGTACAAGCTTCATTTGAACCACCACAGCAAATCGCATACGGCCCAGAGGAGATTGACCAGTTCATCACGGAACTGCGTCGCTCCAAAGAGGAAGTCGAGATGGCCCGCAAGCAGTTTGACACCGTCACGGACCCGCTTCTGGTCGATCACGTCGTGTTCCGTCTTGGCGCCGCCGAGAAGCGGTTCAACTATCTCTTCCAGATGGCGAAGAAACTTGGCGTCTCGACGGAGGGGATGAACTGGCTGTGGTATGAGGAGGCGTAGGCGATGCTCCAAACACCGTTTCCAACCACGTGGCTGCTGTGGGGCGCACTGATTCTGGCCGCATTCTTCACGATCACGCAGGTGGTCCAGTACCCAGGGCGGATTGCCTGGAAGCTGGTCAAAAGTGTCGTGATGGGGGCCGTGTTCATCCTGGCTGTCAACTGGGTGGGGCAGTACTTTCATTACCACCTGCCGTTTAACACCTTGACCACCCTGACCGCCGGATTTCTGGGCATTCCAGGCGTCGCCGCGCTGGTCGCGATGCACTTGTGGATGTTCCCAACCTGACGCCCCGCCCTGTGCCGGCCCTACCGGAGGTCCTGACGGCCCCGCGCGGCCGCGAATTGTGCGAACCGCTGTCCGGCGGCAGACAGGCTGCCGGACGCGAGCCAGGTGAGGCCAACGGTGCGCTGCACGGGACCATCCGTGACCCTGCACTCGCACAACCCATCCAGGCTGCCGCTCATCGCTGCCGGCGGCAGGACACTGACACCAAAGCCGGCTCGGACAAACGCGCGAATGGTATCGGTCTCTTCCGCTTCCAACGCGATTTTCGGGACAAACCCAGCCGCCATGCAGGCATCCAGCACCATCTGACGCAGCGTGTACCCGGGTTTGAACAGGATGAACGGCTCGTCCCGCAAGTCCCGCAAAGCAATCGAAGGCTTGCTGCAGAGCGGGTGGTCGACCGGGATCACGGCGACCATTGTCTCCTCGTACAACGGCACACCCGTGAACCCGGCGGGCAGCAGTGCCTCATCCCACGGCGTCACCACGCCGAGTTCAATGTCTCCGGTCCGCAATTGTTCAATGAGATCCCGCACCCGCAGCTGTGACAAATCAAACCGCACCTGTGGCCAGGCCGCCCGGAACGCCCGCAGCAATTCCGGAATGTAGTGCACCCCGACACTGTGGGGAAAACCGAGCCGGACCAGGCCGGTTTCAGCATTGCGAAACTCCTGGGCTTCAGCCATGGCCAAGTCCACCGCCCGGAGAATGCGTTCCGTGTGCACGAGAAAGCGCCGGCCAAAGCCGGACAAGCGGATGCGGTGCTGGTCGCGAATGAACAAGGGTCCCCCCAATTCTTCCTCGAGCAGGCGAATCTGGCGGCTGACTGCAGACTGTGCGACCATCAGGCGCCTGGCTGCCTGCGTCATATGCTCCAGTTGTGCGACGGTATGAAAGTACTGCAGCTGGCGAAGTTCCAAGTCCATTTCCCCCATCCTGTCACGCGTGCCGAACGTGCGCCCGGGCACAGGTTTGGGCACATCCTGCCGCGGTTGTTCTCAAATCTAGAATGATTGCATCTAGATTATATATTTTATAGAACGACGTAATTGTCATACAATAATGATGGAATGAAGAGAGGGGATGAAAGCATGAAAGCCAGTGACCTGTTTGTCCGATGCCTGGAGGCAGAGGGGGTTGAATATATTTTCGGGATCCCGGGGGAAGAAAACATCGACCTGATGGATTCCCTGTCCCGCTCGTCCATCGAATTTGTGGTCACGCGGCACGAACAGGGCGCCGCCTTCATGGCAGACGCATACGGCCGCGTCACCGGAAAACCAGGTGTTTGTCTCGCCACGCTGGGGCCGGGGGCGACCAATTTGATGACCGGCGTCGCCAATGCCCATCTCGACCGCGTGCCGCTGGTGGCGCTGACTGGACAAGCCGAATTGACCCGCCTGCACAAGGAATCTCACCAGAATGTCGACACCATCCAACTGTTTCATGGCATTACGAAATACAATCAGCCCGTGGTCAGCGCGGCAACGATTCCAGAGATTATCCGGAAGGCGTTTCACCTGACGACCGCGGGCAGCCCTGGCGCGGTGCACATTCAGCTGCCAGAGGATGTGGCGAAGGAAGAGGTGCAGGAGCGGCGCCCGCTGCCGACCGCGGTGCAGTCGATGCAACTGCCGGACGACCAGGCGCTGCTGGATGCGGCACGCCTGATTGAAAACGCGGCGCGGCCTGTCATCCTGGCCGGAAACGGCGTGATCCGTGCACAGGCCTGGGAAGCGTTGCGCGCGTTGATTGACCATACCAAACTGCCGATGACCAACACCTTTATGGCGAAAGGGCTGCTGCCGTTCGACCATCCGCAGAACCTGTTTACCGTCGGCGGAACGCCGTATCCACCCGGACTGCGGCCACTCCACGAGGCAGACTTGGTGATTGCGGTCGGCTTCGACCTGGTGGAGTACGACCCTGCGACCTGGAACGAGGACAGCTCGCGCCGCGTGCTCTATCTGCACACCATTCCGGCAGAAGTCGACGTCCACTTCCCCATTCAACTGGAGTTGGTCGGGAACTTGCCGGAGATGCTGCGCACCCTGGCGGGGATGGTCAGTCCACGGTCGGGATCGTCCGCGCACGACGCCATCCGCGCGCGGCGCCTGGAGGAACTGCAGAGCATCCCGTCTCCGGAAGAAACGCTGCCGCGGCAGGTGATGTGGCACTTGAGCGAACGGCTGCCGAAGGAGACCATCGTGATTTCGGACGTTGGTCTGCACAAGGTGTGGGTGTCGCGGTGGTATCAGCCGAAGGCACCGAACCGGACGCTGATTTACAACGGTCTCGCGGCGATGGGTGGGTCGCTGCCCGGCGCGATTGGGGCGAAGCTGGCGAATCCGACCGACCCGGTGGTGGTCGTATCGGGAGACGGCGGTTTCCTGATGAACGCGCAAGAACTGGAGACGGCGCGGCGCCTGAATTTGGCGTTTACGGTGATTGTCTTCAACGACAAGCGCTACAGCCTGATTGGCAAAAAACAAAAGGCGGCTGGACTGGCGGTCACCAGCATTGCCTTTGACAATCCGGACCTGCGGCTGTTTTCGCAAAGTTTCGGGGTCGATCACCGAAAAGTGGACACGGCGAAAGGATTTGCGCAGGCACTTGATGAAGCATTAGAGAGTAAGCGTCTGAATGTGATTGAGGTTGTGTTGGACCGGGAACCGTTTTAAGCGACTGGAGGGGTTGACCGTGCAGCGAACACAGTTATGGATTGGCGGAAAATGGGTGCCGGGCGCACAGACTGTGACCTTGAAAAACCCGCATACGGGTGAAGCGATTGCGGAGATTGACTACGCTTCTGTGGAACAGGCAGAAACAGCCATCGAAGCGGCGCATGCCGCCTTTACATCCTTTCAGGGCACGCCCGCCCATCGACGGGCGGAGATTCTGTATCGTGCAGCCGAGCGCTTGCAGGCGCGGCTGGAGGAAGCGGCGCGCATCATTGCGGCGGAGGGTGCGAAGCCCATTGTCGCCGCACGTGCGGAAATGGAGCGTACGATTCAGACCTACCAGTTTGCGGCAGAAGCCGCCAAGGCCGTGCATGGGACCACCGTGCCGATGGATGCTGCGCCGCGCGGGGAACGCCATACGGCGTACGTCATCAAGCGGCCGATCGGGGTTGTCAGCGCCATCACGCCGTTCAACTTTCCGTTTAACCTGGTTGCGCACAAGGTGGGCCCGGCAATTGCAGCCGGCAATACGATTGTGCTCAAGCCCGCTGAACAGACGCCGCTGTCTGCCCTGTTTTTGGCGGACGTCTTCCGTGAGGCTGGGCTCCCGGACGGGGTGTTGAACATCATTCCGGGCTATGGGCACGAGCTGGGCGAGGTCCTGTCGACGCATCGGCACGTCGCCTTTGTGACGTTTACCGGAAGTCCGCGCGTCGGGAAAATCATCCGGGCCCAGGCAGGGCTGCGCAAGGTGACCTTGGAATTGGGATCGAACTCTCCGCTGTTGGTTGACGAGGGATTTTCGGAGGCAGAGCTGGACCGCATCGTCGCGGAGACGGCCGGGGGCGCGTTCTCGTACAACGGCCAGGTGTGTATCTCCATTCAACGGGTGTATGTCCATCAGTCTCAGTTCGAAAGTTTCACGGAGAAGCTGGCGGCGCGCGCGGCGCAGCTTCGTGTTGGCGATCCGATGGATGAATCGACGGATATTTCGGCGCTCATCAACGAGGCCGCCGCAAACCGCCTGAAGGGATGGCTGAACCACGCCGTCCTGCGGGGCGCCAAAGTCCGCACGGGCGGCAAGTTTGACGGCAGCATCATGTACCCGACCGTCCTGACGGATGTGCCAACCGATGTGGAGTTGAATTGTGAAGAAGCGTTCGGCCCGGTCGTGACGGTGACGCCGTTCGATACTTGGACGCAAGCGATTGAGATGGCCAACAACTCGAAGTTTGGCCTGAATGCGGGGGTTTTCACGAAGAACATTGAGCGGGCCTTTCAAGCGGCTGAGCGGCTGGAAACCGGCGGCGTGTTGATTAACCAGATTCCGACCTTCCGCGTCGACCAGATGCCCTATGGCGGCATCAAGGAGAGCGGGAGCGGCCGCGAGGGGGTCCAGTACGCGATGGAAGACATGATGGAAGTCAAAATGGTTGCGTTCCGGACAGGCGTTTTCGCAGAGTGACGTCAGGTGAGCCTATCAACATCAGACAGGGCTGCGCCAACAGTGCTCGACACTGAAGGGCAGCCCCGTCTGCGTATCCGAATGCACCCACGGTCCGCCGCAGCCCCCTGTCTCCAGATGAGCGCCCTGTCTACAAATGAGTAAATATTACCCAGAACTTGAACTGAGGCCATGCTTTCTTTATGATGATGGGTAGTCACGGGCCAGGTGAAACTGTATTCGACAGTGGTGAGCCAGATATGAGCCGAACGAGAGGCAAAAACAGCCGTCTTGTTCGGCATTTCTGTACAAACTCGACCCGTTTAGAACTGAATCAACCAGGCCTGACACAGAGAGAGTGGTAATATTTGTCGTGAAAGTCAGGTGCACAACGTGTCTGTTCGCAGAGATGATCTGAAACATATATCGGACAGCGGCATTTATCAGTCGTTTTTCGAGCACCATCCGGACGCCGTGTTTGTGTCCGATTTAGACGGGAACTACATCGACGCGAACCCAGCCTGCGTGAGGGTATTTGGCTATTCTCGCGACGAGTTTTTGCGCATGTCGTTTGAGCAGATGGTCGCTCCCGAACACCTCCAATCCTGGCGTTCGAAGATTGTCAAACAATGGCACGGGGGCCAATCCACGCGCTTTGAGACCGTCATGGTGCGCAAGGACGGCCAGCGTGTCGAACTCGATATTTCGAATACACCGATTGTCGTGGACGGGACCCCCATTGGCGTGTTTGGCATTGCCAAGGACGTCACAACGCAGCGCGATATGGAGAGAATGCTAAGGGAGCGAAGTGAGCGTTACGAGTCGTTGAAGAAATACAACCCCAACGGGATTTGCTCGTTTCGAACCGATGGTTCGGTGATTGGTGCCAACCCAGCGTTCGAAATGATGACGGGGTACACGCTGGACGAACTTCGGCAGATGGACGTGATTGGCGCACTCCTTGATCCAGCGGACAGGTCGCTCCGGACCACATTCAAATCTCCGTTCGCTGAAAATGTGGAGTGCACCATCCGGCACAAGGACGGACATCCGGTCGATGTCAGGCTGACCAATGTGCCCATCATCATTGATGGCGAGCTGATTGGGCTGTACAGCATTCTGGAGGACATCACCGAACAGAAGAAAATGCAGGACGAGCTCCTGCAGATTCATCAATTATTTCAGTTGATATCCGAAAACTCCCAGGATGTCATCTCCGTCTCGACACCAGAGGGCATTTGCAGCTATGTCTCACCATCCGTGCAAGTCCTTGGGTATCATCCATCGGAATTGATTGGGAAGCCGCTGGTGGACTTGTTTCATGCGGAGGATGTCAATTACTTCAAGGACATTCGCGATCGGATGCTCCAAGGGGAAGACTTCTTTCGGTTTACGAGCCGGATACTCCTGAAGAGCGGCAATTATCTCTGGTATGAGACAACCCTTCGAATCATTCGCAATGAACAAGGGGAGGTGTCTCAGCTGGTGGGGGTCGGCAGGGACATTTCCGAGCAAATGACTTTACAGGAGTCTCTGGAGAATGCCGTGCGAATCGCTCGACTGGGTCACTGGGAGCGGGATCTGACAACCGGAGTCATCCAGTATTCCGACCAGGCGTATCGCAACCTAGGCCTGGACCCCGCACGTGACACCATTACCTTCGACAAGTTCAAATCCCTTATTCACCCGGAAGATAAGGAATGGTTCGAACGCAGCGTACAGGCGGCCGTCGACACCGGCGCACCGTTGGACCGCGTGTACAGGGCCATTCGCGCGGACGGCACGATGGGCTTCTTCCACGTTCGGTGTGAGGTGATGTTCGATGACGCGGGGGTTCCGGTCCGGCTGTTCGGTGCGACGCAGGACATCACGGACTTGAAGACGCTCGAGCTTCAACTGCACGAAAGCGAGCAGCGCTACAAAAAACTGGTGGAAAATTCTCTGGACGGCATCGGTGTGATGGAGAACGGAAAGTGGGTGTACATGAACACCGCCGGATTGAAGATGTTCGGCGCAGCGTGCATGGAGGATTTGCGTGGGAGAGACCCTGAGGACTTGCTGCATCCGGACCACCGGGCAGCGGCTCGGCTGCGCGCGCAGGCCATCCTGCGTGGAGAGCCTGTCGGTTTTGTCGAAATGCGGTTTTTTAGACTGGACGGACAGGTGTTTCATGCGGAAGTCATGGGAATGCCCTTTGGGGACCACGGTATTCAGGTCATCATTCGGGACATCACGCGGTTGAAACGGATGGACGAACTGCTTTTGCAAGCGGAAAAACTGTCCGCTGTGGGGCAATTGGCAGCCGGTGTTGCGCACGAAATTCGAAACCCGCTCACCTCCTTAAAGGGCTTCACGCAGATTTTGCACGAAAAGGCCGAGTATCCAGAGCGCCAATACTTCGACATCATGATGGCCGAGCTGGACCGTATCGATTCCATCCTCGGCGAGATGCTGCTGTTGGCGAAGCCCCAGGAGGTTCACTTTCAACCGTGGGACGTTGTGCCGATTGTGCAGGAAGTGGTCGCACTGCTGCTGACGCAGGCCGTGATCAAAAACATTTCTGTGCAGACGGACTTTCCTGCCGCTTTGCCGTTTGTCGATTGTGACAAAAGCCAATTGAAACAGGTGTTTTTGAACGTCATTAAAAACGCCATGGAAGCCATGCCGCAAGGAGGGACCGTCCGCGTGAGCGGACAGGTGTCAGCAGGAGACGTGTGCATTGACGTGATGGACCAAGGAGAAGGCATTCCGGCTGACCGTCTGCCCAAACTCGGAGAACCCTTTTTTACTACAAAGGAAAAAGGCACGGGTCTGGGGTTAATGGTCAGTCATCGAATCCTTGCGGCTCACCGCGGCACGATGCGCTTTACAAGTGAGCCTGGAAAAGGCACAACGGTCCGTATTTGTCTGCCAGCGTCGAGGACCGGGTCGCAGCACCTCGCCTGACGATGCGGGATTGCGGCCCGCGCCTACGTATGCAGATGAAGGTCCAAACAGTCTGCGCACACCACGGTCGCAACCGGCTCGGCATCCAGCTCGATGCGGTCCTGGTCGGACAATTCGGGGGCGTCCAAATCAATTTCCCATGAATCTCCACAGTATGGGCACGTGGCTTGTTTCATGGCACTCATACAATCACTCCCATTGATTGAGTCGCCTGCGTGATGCGCTATTTGCAAGCCTGCGCTTCTTTACGCGGGAATATTCACAGGCACTGTGAACGGGTCAGCTCGCCGCCTGCCCCTGCAGGCGGCTGGCCAGTCTGGACAGGCGCCCGCCGACCCACGGCAGTCGGTGCAGCTCATCCGCCGTCACAGCGTGCATCCAAATCGTGGACAAGATATACACGATGCCGCCAATGAGGAGGGAGAGGAGGATTTGCGTCAGCGCGACGAGCCGGTCATCCATGCCGTACAAAAGGTGTGCGGCGTCATAGGACAGCCAGCTGACGACGCCCAGGCTGGCGCACAGCGGAATCGAGGCGAGGATGAGCGGCATCGCAAGACGCCAGACAGAAAAGCGGACCTTTCCATATTTGCGGACAGCCAGGATGTTCAGCGTGGAAGAAAACAAGTATCCAATCACCGTTGCGAGCGCGGCGCCAAGAATGTGCCAATGGGGGATGAGCGCGATATTCAAAACCAGTTTTACGAACACCCCGATAAACATGTTGCGCACCGGCCGGTACATCTTGCCCAGCCCTTGCAGCATGTAGGTCGAAATCAACTCCAGGCTGCTGAAAATCCCCATGAATGACACACTCGAAATAATCAAGGACCCCTGTGTGCTGTGAAACAGCAAGATGTCCACAGGACGACCGAGGATGAGAAAGCTGGCAGCAATGGGGATGCTCATGAAAAACATGGACCGAATCGTGCCCGTCACATTGGATTGAATGGTTCGTTGGTCTTTGAGCGCGGTTGCGCGGGAAATGGACGGCAGCACAGAAGCGCCGATGGCCATCGCAAAGGCGAGCGGCAGCTGAATCAGCTGGAACGCCTGCCGAGACAGGATGCCGTAGTCGGCGGTGGCCTTGCTGAGGCTCATGCCCGTACTCATCAGCAGGTTCTGTACTGTGACAGAGTCCACAATTCCGGAGATGGGAACCACGAGTGCGCCGAGGCTCACGGGCAGGCCAATTCGGTATAAAATGCGCAGGATTTCCCGGTTGGACAGCGCAGACGAGCGGCGGCCTGATTTTGCCCGCACCTCGCGCAGGAGCGGAACAACCGCGATGGTCAGGAGAATCATGCCGGCGGCGGCACCGACAAACGCACCAAAGGTTGCGGCGGCGGCGCCTTGCGCAATACTTCCGTGCATGACGCGGACCACGAGAAACGCGCCGGCCACGATGGCCACCACGCGAAACAATTGCTCGACCGCCTGTGACCAACCAGACGGCTCAAGTCGTTGGAACCCCTGAAGGAAGCCGCGCATGCCGCTCATGGTGGGCACGATGAGGACTGCGGGCGCCAGCGCGCGGATGGAACTGACCAGGTAGGCCGATGCGCCGCCAGGGTCACGCAGCGCGACGAGCGCACTGTACCACGGGGCGCCAAACCACATGAGCAGCGACAGGACAACCGCGAACACCCACAGCATGCGCGATGTGACCCGGTAGATTTGTGCGACCTCGGCGTAATTTTTGAGCGCCAGGCGCTCCGAAATGATTTTTCCCATCGCTGTCGGAAAGCCGGAGGTCGCGAGGGTTAACAGAATCGCGTACAGCGCGTACGCGTTTGAGTAAATGCCCAATCCGGCTGGTCCAATGAGCGCAGTCAGCGGGACAATATAGAGGATGCCCAGCACCTTGGCGATCCCGACGCTGATCACCATCACAGAAGCGCCACGCGCTAGGCTTGAACTGCGCACATAACCCCCTCCTATCCCACCAAAGCAAAAGCATTATAGCACACGCCTCCCCGATCTTCGCTGTCAACGAACGTCGGACATTCGTCCGCGCATACCGTGTAGGAGTTTCCGCGCAGCGGCATCATCTGTTCCCGGGCGTTCTTTCAAGCTTGTCAATCTTCCGCACGTCGTGAGGTATAACCGCTATGTTCCTGCGGCATACTGATTGCTAGAAGAGGTTGTCCTCTGCATCGTGATCGACCGATCAGCTAGGTGGGTGGATTGAATCATGAATCATCAAGCGCACGTTGGCGGGGAATCCGTTTCATTGAACAGTGCTTGCATCGTGTGCAAGCAGGAAAAAGCAGCTGGTATCCGGATATGCGGGGTGTTTCTGTGTGCGGATTGTGAGCGGGCAATTGTCTCGACGGACGTGGAGGACGCGCGTTATCCGTACTATATTGAATGCATGAAGCAGATCTGGCTGGCGGCGATTTCCTGACAGGGCAGGCAGCCGTGCGGTGCAAGGCTTGTCGAAGCAGGTCCTGCGTCCTGCGGGGAGAAGACGGGGCTCAACCCTGTGTTTTGGCGGGGGCGGGCCCCGTTTTGTATGATGGAGAAAAACCGCGAAGGAGTTTCCTTGTGCAAGGTGCAGCAGTTGACCTTCAACCGATGGGGCCCGGTGATTGGCCCATGGAAGAGACGCCTGTTCTCGCGGCACTGGTCAAGCACGCCTCGATGTCGCGTTTTCCCCTGCATGTCCCAGGACACCAGCAAGGACGCATGCTTCCCCGCCAACTCCTGCACTGGCTGGGTTCCGCGGCGCGGCTCGATTTGACGGAGCTGCCGGGTCTCGATAACTTTCATCATCCGGAGGGGTGCATGGAAGTGTCGCAGCAATTGACGGCCGGACACTACGGGTCGGACGCCTGTTTTTTCAGCGTGAACGGGTCTACGGCGGGCGTGGTGGCCGCGATTGCGGGCGTCGTGCAGCCGGGGGGCCGGGTCCTGTTTCTCAATCCATTTCATCAAAGTGCGTGGAACGGGCTCGTGTTCGCAGGGGCACAGCCGGTGCTGCCGCTCGCCTTCTTTGGCCGGCGGGACATCCGCTTTGTGCCGGAGGCCTGGCAGGTCGAGCAGGTGATGCAGCACATCACGGACGTGGATGCCGTCTATCTCACCTCGCCGACGTATCGGGGCCAGGCGGCACCGGTCGCAGCGATCGCCAGGGTGGTGCACCAGCGGGGGCTGCCCTTGATTGTGGATGAAGCCCACGGCGCGCACTTCGGCCTGCATCCCGCGTTTCCCCAGCACAGTGTGGCTGCGGGTGCGGACGTTGTCATTCAAAGTGTCCACAAGACGCTTCCGGGCCTCACGCAGACCGCGTGGGTCCACTGCACAGGCCCGCGGGTCGATCGCGATCGTGTTGCGACGTTCCTGCGGCAAATGCATACCACGAGTCCTTCGTACCTGCTCCTGGCCTCCTTGGATGTGGCGCAGGCCTGGCTGCGGTTTGCCGGTCCCGGCGCTGCCCGCCGCGCGATGGAAATCCTGGCGCCGGTGGAGGAAGTACGTGCATCGATGGAAATCCTGGCGCTGGCGGGGGACGCGGCGTCTGTGCCTGAGGCGCCGTCTGTGAGCGGCGAGGGCCCATGGCGTGACCCGCTCCGGCACTGGGTGCCAACCAGCAGCCTTCGCGAAAGCCGCCGCCTGCAGGGCATGTTGGCTGAACAGGGGTTGTTTGTCGAATACGGCGACTGGGATGGGGTGTTGAGCCTGTTTGGGTTTGGCGTGACCCCGGAGGTGGTCGACCGCTACTTGGGCGTTCTGGAAGCGTGGCGCCGTTCGGCACCGGACGCGGATTCAATGGCGGCACCACCGACGGGTCCCGCTTCGGCGCCGGACCCGTTGCGGGGGGCACCAGCGGCAGGGGCGTCCGAAGCGGCGCGGGGGGTCGTGGACTTCGTGGTGTCGCCGCGCGACGCCGCATTCGCAGGTCGGGTGTGGGTCCCCATTGAGCAGTCGCAGGGCCGCATCGCGGCACTGCCCGTGACGCCGTACCCGCCCGGTGTGCCGGTGGTCTGGCCGGGGCAGCGCATCGACCGCCGCACCCTCGACGAACTTCGGCGGCTCTGGCCGGGTGCGCGGGAGGAAGCCGTCGAGGCAGCCGTGGATGTGCACGGTGTACGCCCGGATGGTACGATAGCGGTGATAGAGACAGGGAGGACATCACCGTGTTCATCACGTTTGAAGGCATAGACGGTGCCGGGAAGAGTACGCAAATTCGGCGGCTGCAGCGCCGGTTGGAGGCGAGCGGCCTGCAGGTCGTGTGCACGCGCGAACCGGGCGGCACCATCATTGGCGACGAAGTGCGGCGCCTGTTGCTCGATGCTGGGTCAAAGACCATGGCGCACGAGACAGAGGTGCTGTTGTACGCAGCCTCCCGTGCCCAGTTGCTGCACGAGGTCATCCGGCCAGCGCTGGCGAGCGGGCAGGTCGTGCTGTGCGACCGCTACGTGGACGCCAGCATCGCTTATCAAGGGGCGGGGCTTGGCGTCGGGATCGACATTGTAGCACGCATCAACGCGTTCGCGACGCGCGGGCTCAGGCCAAACTGCACGTTCCTGTTTGATTTGCCCGTGCCCGAGAGCCGGCAGCGGGTGCAAAAATCGCGGGGAGAAGTGCGGCCTGACCGCATCGAACAGCGAGACGACGCATACTTTCATTGCGTACGGGACGCGTTCCTGCGCATCGCCGAGAACGAACCGGAGCGCGTCGTCGTGCTGGATGCAACGCAGCCGCCCGACGTTCTGGAGCAGGAGATCTGGCGTCAGATCACGAAATTAACAGGCATATCATAATCTGCATCAACTTCACCAGGGAAAGGGGAGTCACCCGATGAAGCTGATCTTGGCCGTCGTCCAGGACAAGGACAGTCCACGCCTTGCGCAAAACCTCGTGAAGCAGGGGATTCGCGCCACCAAGTTGGCCAGTACAGGTGGGTTTTTGCACGCTGGAAACACGACATTCATGATTGGTACGCAGGATGAACAAGTTGAGCAAGTGCTGGAGTTGATTAAAACGAGCTGCCGGGCACGGGACCAGGTGGTGACGCCGATGTCTCCGATGGGCAGCCAGCTGGAGTCTTACGTGCCGTATCCGGTGACCGTGCAGGTCGGCGGGGCAACCGTGTTCGTGCTGGATATCGCCCAATTCGCGCAGTTTTAAAGGTGGTTTCTGTGAAAAAACTCGCTTCTTATCAGAACTGGCCCGTGCACAGCGTGGGTCTGGAAGACCTCTACCAGCGGTTGAACCAGGGTACGGTGCCGCATGCGATGTTGTTGTTGGGGCATCCGGGTGCGGCTCGAGAAATATCGAAATATTTGGCGAAGTTGTTGCTGTGTACCGCAGA
Above is a genomic segment from Alicyclobacillus cycloheptanicus containing:
- a CDS encoding DUF2508 family protein encodes the protein MDSHQTPLSTDTHVQASFEPPQQIAYGPEEIDQFITELRRSKEEVEMARKQFDTVTDPLLVDHVVFRLGAAEKRFNYLFQMAKKLGVSTEGMNWLWYEEA
- a CDS encoding pro-sigmaK processing inhibitor BofA family protein codes for the protein MLQTPFPTTWLLWGALILAAFFTITQVVQYPGRIAWKLVKSVVMGAVFILAVNWVGQYFHYHLPFNTLTTLTAGFLGIPGVAALVAMHLWMFPT
- a CDS encoding LysR family transcriptional regulator, whose amino-acid sequence is MDLELRQLQYFHTVAQLEHMTQAARRLMVAQSAVSRQIRLLEEELGGPLFIRDQHRIRLSGFGRRFLVHTERILRAVDLAMAEAQEFRNAETGLVRLGFPHSVGVHYIPELLRAFRAAWPQVRFDLSQLRVRDLIEQLRTGDIELGVVTPWDEALLPAGFTGVPLYEETMVAVIPVDHPLCSKPSIALRDLRDEPFILFKPGYTLRQMVLDACMAAGFVPKIALEAEETDTIRAFVRAGFGVSVLPPAAMSGSLDGLCECRVTDGPVQRTVGLTWLASGSLSAAGQRFAQFAAARGRQDLR
- a CDS encoding acetolactate synthase large subunit; this encodes MKASDLFVRCLEAEGVEYIFGIPGEENIDLMDSLSRSSIEFVVTRHEQGAAFMADAYGRVTGKPGVCLATLGPGATNLMTGVANAHLDRVPLVALTGQAELTRLHKESHQNVDTIQLFHGITKYNQPVVSAATIPEIIRKAFHLTTAGSPGAVHIQLPEDVAKEEVQERRPLPTAVQSMQLPDDQALLDAARLIENAARPVILAGNGVIRAQAWEALRALIDHTKLPMTNTFMAKGLLPFDHPQNLFTVGGTPYPPGLRPLHEADLVIAVGFDLVEYDPATWNEDSSRRVLYLHTIPAEVDVHFPIQLELVGNLPEMLRTLAGMVSPRSGSSAHDAIRARRLEELQSIPSPEETLPRQVMWHLSERLPKETIVISDVGLHKVWVSRWYQPKAPNRTLIYNGLAAMGGSLPGAIGAKLANPTDPVVVVSGDGGFLMNAQELETARRLNLAFTVIVFNDKRYSLIGKKQKAAGLAVTSIAFDNPDLRLFSQSFGVDHRKVDTAKGFAQALDEALESKRLNVIEVVLDREPF
- a CDS encoding aldehyde dehydrogenase family protein; its protein translation is MTVQRTQLWIGGKWVPGAQTVTLKNPHTGEAIAEIDYASVEQAETAIEAAHAAFTSFQGTPAHRRAEILYRAAERLQARLEEAARIIAAEGAKPIVAARAEMERTIQTYQFAAEAAKAVHGTTVPMDAAPRGERHTAYVIKRPIGVVSAITPFNFPFNLVAHKVGPAIAAGNTIVLKPAEQTPLSALFLADVFREAGLPDGVLNIIPGYGHELGEVLSTHRHVAFVTFTGSPRVGKIIRAQAGLRKVTLELGSNSPLLVDEGFSEAELDRIVAETAGGAFSYNGQVCISIQRVYVHQSQFESFTEKLAARAAQLRVGDPMDESTDISALINEAAANRLKGWLNHAVLRGAKVRTGGKFDGSIMYPTVLTDVPTDVELNCEEAFGPVVTVTPFDTWTQAIEMANNSKFGLNAGVFTKNIERAFQAAERLETGGVLINQIPTFRVDQMPYGGIKESGSGREGVQYAMEDMMEVKMVAFRTGVFAE
- a CDS encoding PAS domain S-box protein; its protein translation is MSVRRDDLKHISDSGIYQSFFEHHPDAVFVSDLDGNYIDANPACVRVFGYSRDEFLRMSFEQMVAPEHLQSWRSKIVKQWHGGQSTRFETVMVRKDGQRVELDISNTPIVVDGTPIGVFGIAKDVTTQRDMERMLRERSERYESLKKYNPNGICSFRTDGSVIGANPAFEMMTGYTLDELRQMDVIGALLDPADRSLRTTFKSPFAENVECTIRHKDGHPVDVRLTNVPIIIDGELIGLYSILEDITEQKKMQDELLQIHQLFQLISENSQDVISVSTPEGICSYVSPSVQVLGYHPSELIGKPLVDLFHAEDVNYFKDIRDRMLQGEDFFRFTSRILLKSGNYLWYETTLRIIRNEQGEVSQLVGVGRDISEQMTLQESLENAVRIARLGHWERDLTTGVIQYSDQAYRNLGLDPARDTITFDKFKSLIHPEDKEWFERSVQAAVDTGAPLDRVYRAIRADGTMGFFHVRCEVMFDDAGVPVRLFGATQDITDLKTLELQLHESEQRYKKLVENSLDGIGVMENGKWVYMNTAGLKMFGAACMEDLRGRDPEDLLHPDHRAAARLRAQAILRGEPVGFVEMRFFRLDGQVFHAEVMGMPFGDHGIQVIIRDITRLKRMDELLLQAEKLSAVGQLAAGVAHEIRNPLTSLKGFTQILHEKAEYPERQYFDIMMAELDRIDSILGEMLLLAKPQEVHFQPWDVVPIVQEVVALLLTQAVIKNISVQTDFPAALPFVDCDKSQLKQVFLNVIKNAMEAMPQGGTVRVSGQVSAGDVCIDVMDQGEGIPADRLPKLGEPFFTTKEKGTGLGLMVSHRILAAHRGTMRFTSEPGKGTTVRICLPASRTGSQHLA